DNA sequence from the Calonectris borealis chromosome 23, bCalBor7.hap1.2, whole genome shotgun sequence genome:
GGGGTTAAGACTGCTGGGAGTCCCAGTTCTTAGTTTATTGGGAAACTGGGTAGGAGGAAAACCTCTGCCCATTGGAAAGAACATTGGAAAGGTCCTGTCATCCACCCTCCTGCCCACAGGAGTCATTAGCTCTTAAATTTCTCCACTCAGCTCCATAAAACCAGAGCTACCACCTCCACCCCTTGTTTTGGGACGGCCGGGTCCTGGGCAGGTGGCAGTGACCCAGAGGCACCCGCGGAGGTATGGAGATCTTCCCCCAACCCCATCGCGGATGGATGATGTTCAAAACCACAATTAAAGGGTGCCCAAACTGGCAGCCAAAACATCATTGCTGCAGGGAGAGAAGGGCAAGCGAGAAAACATGGTGCTAATTTGGGGTGACACGAGAGCCCCCCAGTTGTCCCCATTCCGTGCTGGAGCTCTGCTGGCATTTACAGAGATGCTCCATCCCACCGAGCAAGCATCCCCTCCGTGCAGAGGCCTTTATCCCTCCCGTCCCACTCGCTTTCCCAAAATAGGGCTTGAGGAGGCTGGGTATGGTGGGCAGGCATCCCGCTTGCCAGCCGTGAAGGGCAACCGGCTGGGAAaaggtccccacgtccccccgatACCCGCACGTCCCTCAGGCGCTGCCACCCTCGGGCCGGCTGCTCTGCGGGGCGGCTCCGGCTGTCTCAGCCGACATCAAAGCTCAGCCGAAGCCACCCACTGTCCCCTTGCCTTTGAACATGGTGGCTTCACCCTggccctccttctgcttctcccgAAAGAGCTTGTAGCATGCCGCGGGGCTGGCCATCAGCATCCGAAATCGCTGGGGCAAGACAGAAGGGAGAGCGGTCACCAAAAGTGGCTTATCTGAAGCCTTGGGGGACCTCAGGGGCTTATTTTTGCAAGGAACCTGAGCTTAAACTCTTAAAATTAGGCATCTTTGCTGTTATTTAGTGCCTGTTTTAATGCAGTGCTGAGGGGATATATCCGAATGAGTTGCGGTGATTTACGCTGTTGGCAAAAACCACCCCTGAGGGGTTAAACTGCTGCTGGAACAGGGAGGAAAactgcagcctggctgcagctgggTCCAATCCTGCCCACCCCAGGAGGGGTATATAACCCCCCGGGAGGGGGTTTGCTGGAGGTTTGGGTGAGCTgagatggggggtggggggtatGGCTGCTGTCTAGGTTGGTATTTTTTGATTCTGGGCTGGCACTGCAATGTAGGGGGGAGGATGGAGCAAGTGAATAATCATACTCTGGCTTTCCCAGGAGAGGCTAAAAACCAACATTAAGGAATTTCCTAATCCTATGGAAAACTGGGAATTGTGGATTTCTAGAGTCTGAGCCCCATGTGTGTCCTGGcttgcttcccagcagcagaaatGGTCTCCTCGGTGGAGCGCGGGAGGCTGCTCGCTGCACTCTTGATGGCATCTCTTACAGGGGCttagcacagccctggggaggggaaaagCACTGCACGGAGGGtttgtggggggtgtgtgtgcataaatactgcttttctgaaCCATCCAGGTCAAGGCATGGTTTCCCTGGAGGGAAAAGTCTTGTGTCAGAAGCAGTAAAAACCAGGGTAGAGGAAAGAGCTAGCTTCTGAAGACATCTGGGAGATGCGGAGCAGCTGTGAGCCCTGGGCAGCCCATGTGAATACTGAGGTTTAGATTTCTTGGACTACCTTTGcaggtgtctttttttcttctatctgtGTTGATTATTAGCTAAGAAAGTGCCTTTTTGTATTCAGAGCCCTTATTTTGGGGACAGGGGTGAGAACCCAAGCAAATAACTGGCTGGGACTATCAAGGAAAGGAGCTTTGGAGTTTTCCCTAGAGGAGCCCCAATGGGATTAGTATCTCAGAAGAGAAACCATGGGGTGGCTTGGGGATTTGGGGTACCTTTGTGTCGGAGGTGGGCACAAAAGTGACGAACTCGTCGACGTGGCCCACGGACAGCCAGTCGGAGTAGAGCTCCACGGGAGCCTGCACTTGCTGGGCGTAGAGGAAATCCCGCACCACTCTGGTCATTCTCCTCCCTGCGGATCTGGGGGCAGAATACCCCCGAGAGAGGGAATAACGGGAATAAATATTTATGCAGCAATATGTACATACACGTAAACTGCTATggtggagaaagaaaggagggtgCAAATGTGAGGGCAGAGATTGAGCACTGGGGTTGGGTGCACCCACCCCACAGAGGACCAGATTTGCAGCTGGTCAGGGAATAGTTAATTAAGCCCATTAACATGATTTTGATGATGTTTAGGGGCACTTGTGGTTCCTTTGCTCCCAAAAAATGTGCGTTTCCCATCTCTTACGTGGGGAAGCTGCTGCCGATGAGGATCCTCCCCAAAGGATACTCCTTCCCCGCCACAGTCACGGGTGGGCTGACCTCCAGGTTGCCAAAGGAGTCGAGGCTGGTGATAGCTTCGAAGAGGGGCTCTCTGCTCACATAGCCAAAGTCGGGgccctggggaaagaaaaatcgCTGTGGGCTTTGCCCTGAGTCCCCCTTGCCTTTGCTTTTATCCTTCCTGCTGGGCTCAGACCTGCTCCAGGGGGTGAAAATGTCAAGAGTGAAGCCTGTCCGTGGATCGGGAGAGGCTAAAGGAAAGGCAAGAGGATAAAGGTCTCTGGGTCATCTGGGCTCAGTAATAAATGGCAAGTGccaggggcagagctggagcaTTGAGCTGGGGAGAGATCTCCTCTGCTATCCCGCAGCCAATGTTTAAGTGTCCGCATTAAGCTAATTAGGTGCTGGGGTAGCCCCAAAGGTGAGTTTCTAGATGGCTCTTGTCGAGTGAAATGAACTTCAGCCCCTGAGGGTAAATCCATCCCAGGCATAAGAGCCATCCGAGGGGCTGTACTTTATTTAAATCCTATTTAAGCCCTGATTTTCAGGACTTAATATATCTGGGATTTAAGGTGTTGTGCATGCAGGGGTAATTAACCCTTGGTTGTGATGTGCCAGGGTCAAATGCCTGAGGGAGAGATTACAATGTAAAAAACAGGGCAAAAATGGCAGCGGTGGGACAAAAATCCTGCCTTGAGCCTGTCCTTCCTCTCTGGTTCAAGTCAATGTGGGCTTGGAGCTCACGACAGCCCCTGGGACAAGGTCAGGTATCTGGGTTTGCATTAAATCCCAATCACTTATTAGTGTTGGGTTTCCTTACGGGTAAATAAAATATACAGGTCGGTAAAAATGAGCAGGGAGACCCAACGGTGCATGTTTATAATCTagaagttggtttttttaattgagggTGTTTGGagaagcagggagctgctgctgcctttccccaaGGCTTCCTGTGCATTTTTGGGGTGCATATCTGGAGGGTGGCTGAGGGTCAAATCCTTTCCCTGGGTGCTGCGGGAGGGACCGAGCATGAAACACCTGCTCTCAGCTTAGTTCAGTTTAATAAACCACGGAGCCGGTACGGTTTCAACTCTCAAGGTGCTGGTTCGTCCCAGGTTTGCAGGTCGCATCCAAGTCCTATCAGTTCCAGATTGATTTTTGAGGGCATAATTCCCTCTCATCTCCTTTCTTCCTGGTGCGGGGTCCCAGGGGCTTAGGGCTTGGCCGGGGCGAGAGGAGGACCCGTGCGTGTTGCATTTGGCTAAATATTCCTAGCTGGAAAATGAGATTGGAAAGATAGGAGTGGGGATTAGGGGAGGCTTCAAAGCAGAAATTGGAGTATAATGTGTTAGCAGCTCCAAAGGCTGAAATTGCTTCTCTAAATATGAAGTAAAGCAATTCCTAAGGAGGGCAGATAGGAGCGGTTGCCTGGCTTATTTGCGAAGGAGCGGATCAGTGCGCTGTTCCCATCCTGCCTGATGAATGCGAGACTGCATGTACTTATTTCAGGCATGAGAAATGATGTATTTCAATGCTTTTGAAAGTGCTTAATCTTCCCCAAAGTGACGAGCAGCAAAAAGTGAGCTGTCCTCTTCTCCCATTACTGTCGGAGAGAAGACcagggctgaggctgctgccAGGGCCTGGCTGGGTGTATGGGCAGAGATTTGGTGGCTacttggggatgtcctgcccttTCTGCATGGCGATATCTCAAAGGGATGATTCAGCCCATCTTTTTCTCAAGTTTGTCTTTGCTGGGCTCTCCCAAAACACCCTGGCCAGGGTCACTGCTCTCCCAGGAAGCTTTCTTTGCgcgccctgcctgtggctggccCTTTGCCTTGGCAGAGAAGCCCCACAGGGATGTTTTTGGCAGCTGGCTGCATCTTGCTCTCTTCTGAGCAAGTAGATTGATCCCTCTCacactttcctttcctctcctgcttcgGAGCTGCTGCGTATTCACAggtgcagaggaggaaaggaaaaaccagCCCATTGCTCAGATATTCAGGGTGAAGGAATCCACTCCTGTCCCAGAGCTTGGCAGGAGTCCTTTGCTCCCAGAGGCAAGGGGTCCTCCTTGCCCCTCCATCCAGCACCTTCTGGATAAAAGGTTTTCCAGAGGGCTGGGATGTGGATCAGGCTCTGATCCTTGCTTTGAGGGGGGTGAGGCTGTTGGTGGCCTCCCAGCTGGAAGTGGACGGGGTGGTATCTCCATGCAGTTGCATGCAGAGGTGTTAAACTCTTATTTTTCAGGCAATTCATGTAGGGCCTCCAAGGAACCAAGTGCAAATGGGATTTTAGGAAAGGTTAAACAGATTAAGCATAAAAACCTTCAAGCTGCTCCTTGGGCAATGCAAGCGACTGTCCTGCTCTTACCAGCAGTTCCTTGATGGGGAATTGTTCCAGCCCTCCCTCTCGAGGGGAGTCCAGCACCACCGGGAAGCTTTTGTGGGGAGCATGGGTGTAGCCAAACTCAATCTCATCCTAAAGAAGGGAGGAAAACCTGCATGGGCTACATCAGCAGGGAGGGAAAGCTTTGCTCCCTCTCTGGTGCCCACCTACCTGCATCCAGCGGTCCCCACGGTTGATATAGCCAAAGCAAACCTTCAGCTCGCAGCCAGCCTTGTTCACCAGGTTTTTTATCTCCTTGATGAAGAGGTAGTTGTCCTTCATGCTGGGAAAATGGATGGCGGGAGAGAAGGGGATGAAGGGCTGCTGGAGGATGGATATcccccgcaggcagctgcctttccctctgcccATCACCTCCCAGCCTGTCTTGGTGACCTCCAGGGAGACTGTGGGGCTGATGTTGATTTGGCTGGGAAGGCATCATCCCTTGCCCTTTACCTGCAGACGAAGACGTTCACTGGTGCCAAAGTGTTGGGTGTCATGATCCATGGTGCTACCCTGAACGCTACTGTGTCGGTGAAGATTGGTGTATGGGGGATACCCTGGGGGAGGCAAGCAGAAATTGGGGACTTTCCACACCCTGTTTACCACTATTCCCCCCAAATAGCCTACCCTTGAGGTCTTTTTTGGGGTAAATTAATGGGGACTGCTCTCCATTCAATCCCTATCCCCTTCTCCATGCCCCTCAGGATGTTGCACCCTTTCCCTGGAGCCCCCAGACCTCAGCCAAGGTCTCCAGGAGGCTGACATGGATGGAGACCAGCCCAGGGAAGGTATCATCAGGAAAGCGGAGCCCCTCAACGAAGAAGTCGAGCTCGGCGGCCCCACCGGTGTATTGCACGGTGTGGTACAGCTTCCTCCGGCCCAGCACGTGGATGTAGCGCTGCCCGAAGAAGGGGTCTGCAAGAAAAGAACGGGGAAGATGGGCAATTTGCAAAGTTTCAGTGGTGGTTTCAATCTTATTTTGCTTGTGTGCAAGGAGGTACAACAATCCCTCTGTGCTGGAGCTTCTCCACCGCTGTGGGTGGATACAACTTCATCTGGCAGAAGTACCTTAAAACAGGAGTTAAGGGGCTTGCAATTCTGCGGTCATGCACAAGAAGGGTGAGGAAAaatgtctcagcctttccttggaTGGAGCAGTCGTTGGGAAGATGTTTTCATGGGGTTTCTGCCCTTGCAGCCCCCTCTGACCTGCCATGGGATGACAATgccaccaaccctcctgctgacAGACTGCCTCTGTGTGGAGGGACACAACCAAGCTACTTAATGGCACGTTTCTGGGCTGGATGAGGGCTTTTGGTCCCAGGGAATAAATCACTGTGCCCACAAGAAGGAACAAGGAGGTGAAAACGTGTTGTACAGCATGTTGCCATCATGGATAAAACATCTGGGTGTCAGGAcacatggccttttttttttttgctactccTTTGCTGGATGACCTTGGATAAATTGCCTTACGGCCCTGTGCCTCTGCTTGTTCATCTCCAAAGTTTTCCAATTGGTTGAGAAGAGACAATATTCAACACCGGAAAAATTTGGAGAAGGGATGCTGAGGGCATGATTTGCTTCAGAAGTGCCATTTGAAGAGCATAGAGAGGAACAAGGtcagagatggaaagaaaagagctTGCGGGGATCTCAAAGGCACCATAAATGAGGagaaaggggcagaggaggaggtgaggaagCACTTACTCTGTACGTAAAAGACCCCAACTTTGTCTGCGTCAGAGACAGGAATATAGAGAACGATTTCGTACCCCCGGGGCAGGCGCTGTGGCCCTTCGGTCCTCAAGACCATCCGAGACATGTCCAGCAAATCTGGggtgcaaacaaaaaaacctggcTGATGGGTGATTGCACCATGCAGCTCTGGCCGGCTTGCATGCTCGCTCCTGGGGTTTGCATCTCCCATGCCAAGAAATCTGCTCTTCCCTTGCTACCAGCCTTCGCAAGCTGGAAAAACAACCTGTGGTCCTGCTAGCAAAGCTTGTGGCTTGGGCTTTGAAACAAAtgcctttcccccccgccccagccctggcacagccggTCCCTGGCCTCAAAAAGCCCATGGGCACCGGCTCCGCGTGGTTTTAGTTTTCCAGGAACAGGCGGGTGTATTCCTGGCTGCCGGCTGCATGCCTCACCCCGAGCTCCTTTCACCCGTGCAAAGCATCCATGGGCCAAGCTCTGCCGTCACTGGCACCTCTGCTATTTTACTGGCCGTGCTTCGTGCCCCTGCCTGACCGCAATTAGTTtgcatggcattaaaaaaaaaaaattcccatgtgGGAAGCTTACTCAGCAGCTTGGTGGAGAGCAGCTCATGGGCAGCTGGTTCCCAAGCAAAATTTCATCTCCAAAAAGGTTAAAGAGGGGGAATAATGGAGCATTTTTTgctttatatgatttttttttttttattgaagctGTGTTACCTTCTTTGCTGAATACCCTTTCGTCACTGCAGTCCGATGCCGGAGTGAGTGGGCTCTCCTTGTCACAGCTGACGAGCAGGATGGCCCCGTGTCCCTCGGGACCCCAGGTCCAGCTTGCCTAAAACACCCCGCCGGGGCTTAGCGAGCTCAGGCTCTTGCAAGCCTGTGGACTTTCTGTGCAGTGGAAGAGGCTGAATTACCTTGTTGGGGTTGTTCTTCTCCACCACGCCGTCCCGATCTGCGTCGACGTCCAGAGAGATCCCTGGATGGGCAGTCCTCACCATCATCCCAGGGCACGGCAAGGTTGGGTGGGTGCAAAAGCCCCCCCAGACCCAGCAAACCTGGGTCCATCTCTGTCCCCATATCAAAACACCCCACTCCAAGGGACCAAAGGGTTCAAGAGGGATTGCTGCGTTGCGGAAGCCTTCGTACTCACCGATGCCGGTGAGGAAGACCCCGGCTTGGTTAATGGGTTGCCCTCCCTCTGTGTAAAAGCTGATGGTTACCTGCAAACCCCCAAATCCCTGGTTGGGGAAGGATGCTCTCCCTCCGTGGGGgtcccacaccccagcaccccacttCTTACCTTATTATCATTGACCTCAGTGCTGGCCTGGCTCATGCTGAACCTCAGGACCGTCCCCTCATCCAGCGGCCACCGTGTCCCGCTGCTGGGGGCTGACCCGACCTCTGCTTGGCCCCGGCACATCACCTCCACGCTCACCCCCTCCGTGTGCTTCACGCCGAAGGAGACCGCCCCGGCTGGGGCCGCCCTGCCAAAAACACACTGTATTTTTAGAGGTTTGCACCGAAAACACCTGGTTCTCACTGCAATTAATTTCACTGCCCAAAACACAGCCAAGACTGGGCACGCTGGCGTCTCCACGCTCACCACCGGCAcctttctgccctttcctccctGCCTGAGAACGCttgaagtgtcttttttttttagggcagaACACTGTTTTAGCAAAATGAGTCTATTTTGTAGCCATCGGTGCAGATTACGATCTATATAATCAGAGCCAAAGCACTCAGCGCGGCTGGAACCCAACTTGGGTTTGCACTTCAATGGAGaaatctgtgtttattttccagcTGAGGCAAACCTGGTATTTAACAGCTCATCGTAATGGCGTGGCAACCCAGCTGAGAGACTTTACCATGGGAAACTCTAATTTTCAGGGTGATTTTATCCAAGCCCGAAGCAGCTGGTGTTGCACTGCTCCCAGTCTGTGCCCttgcttttctccagctgctccgtgcatctttttcccctctcctggctTCTTGTCCctaattttgctgtctttccaGGGTTATTATTTTTGGGATGCTTACAGCTCCCGAGGTGCAGGCTCCCTTTGAGCATGCGTGCTCCTGATACCTGAGAGCTTGTGCCGTATCACTGTTACAGCATCATTTATTGGGTTTCTGGATGCCGGCAGCCCTGCCAAACccgcactggggagggggagaggaaatcTGAGCCCTTGTTTGCTGCTGCCCGGGCGTTTCTTAAATTGTTCAATTACATTTAATTATGCATGGAAAAACTGGTTTGGTTTCCTTGTTTCTGGGTTTTGGGAATCCCACCGGGAGGAGATTTGACCCGGAGAGATGCCAGATGAGTTGTAGCTGCGCTGCTTGGCTTGAATATTGAGGATGAGAtttgcaaaagcagcaaagacCAGGATTAACCATGAAATGagcttttaaactttttcctttgGGGGAATAGTTATCTTGCAGTGCAGTGTTAGGTTGGTTttaggggtgcagggctggtgtCGTGGGAACTTGCATGCTTTCCCAAGACACTGCTTGGTCACTAgatcttgttttc
Encoded proteins:
- the LOC142092265 gene encoding protein-arginine deiminase type-2-like isoform X2 codes for the protein MPGDRTLRLQHGNRIEALCVLGTHISVDVYGAAPAGAVSFGVKHTEGVSVEVMCRGQAEVGSAPSSGTRWPLDEGTVLRFSMSQASTEVNDNKVTISFYTEGGQPINQAGVFLTGIGISLDVDADRDGVVEKNNPNKASWTWGPEGHGAILLVSCDKESPLTPASDCSDERVFSKEDLLDMSRMVLRTEGPQRLPRGYEIVLYIPVSDADKVGVFYVQNPFFGQRYIHVLGRRKLYHTVQYTGGAAELDFFVEGLRFPDDTFPGLVSIHVSLLETLAEGIPHTPIFTDTVAFRVAPWIMTPNTLAPVNVFVCSMKDNYLFIKEIKNLVNKAGCELKVCFGYINRGDRWMQDEIEFGYTHAPHKSFPVVLDSPREGGLEQFPIKELLGPDFGYVSREPLFEAITSLDSFGNLEVSPPVTVAGKEYPLGRILIGSSFPTSAGRRMTRVVRDFLYAQQVQAPVELYSDWLSVGHVDEFVTFVPTSDTKRFRMLMASPAACYKLFREKQKEGQGEATMFKGYSGTDTKRVTINKVLSNNILVQQNQYVQCCIDWNRDVLKKELGLTEEDIVDLPALFKLDKQGKAVPYFPNMITMIVLAKDLGIPKPFGPVVGGECCLERRTRSLLEPLGLRCRFLEDVASYHGRLGEVRCGTNVQRRPFAFKWWHVTP
- the LOC142092265 gene encoding protein-arginine deiminase type-2-like isoform X1, whose protein sequence is MPGDRTLRLQHGNRIEALCVLGTHISVDVYGAAPAGAVSFGVKHTEGVSVEVMCRGQAEVGSAPSSGTRWPLDEGTVLRFSMSQASTEVNDNKVTISFYTEGGQPINQAGVFLTGIGISLDVDADRDGVVEKNNPNKASWTWGPEGHGAILLVSCDKESPLTPASDCSDERVFSKEDLLDMSRMVLRTEGPQRLPRGYEIVLYIPVSDADKVGVFYVQNPFFGQRYIHVLGRRKLYHTVQYTGGAAELDFFVEGLRFPDDTFPGLVSIHVSLLETLAEGIPHTPIFTDTVAFRVAPWIMTPNTLAPVNVFVCSMKDNYLFIKEIKNLVNKAGCELKVCFGYINRGDRWMQDEIEFGYTHAPHKSFPVVLDSPREGGLEQFPIKELLGPDFGYVSREPLFEAITSLDSFGNLEVSPPVTVAGKEYPLGRILIGSSFPTSAGRRMTRVVRDFLYAQQVQAPVELYSDWLSVGHVDEFVTFVPTSDTKRFRMLMASPAACYKLFREKQKEGQGEATMFKGKGTVDTKRVTINKVLSNNILVQQNQYVQCCIDWNRDVLKKELGLTEEDIVDLPALFKLDKQGKAVPYFPNMITMIVLAKDLGIPKPFGPVVGGECCLERRTRSLLEPLGLRCRFLEDVASYHGRLGEVRCGTNVQRRPFAFKWWHVTP